In Candidatus Hydrogenedens sp., a genomic segment contains:
- a CDS encoding aspartate aminotransferase family protein, translating to MTNDELRTLADTYLINTYGSRTLALVRGQGTHVWDADGKEYIDLFSGIAVCNLGHCHPKVTKAIVDQAQKLIHVSNLYNIEPQILLAKKLSDLCFAKKWFFCNGGAEANESAIKIARRYWTVKGLYKPNIITAEQSFHGRTLATITATGQPKYHKGFEPMVPGFTYVPYNDTEAIEKALSPATGAILLEPIQGEGGIRMPSPNYLKEVREICNKHQVLLIFDEVQTGLGRTGYMFAHQAFDVTPDIMTLAKGLANGVPIGAMGCTEEIAQGFSPGAHACTFGGNPLSTATALAVVEELSNPTFLENVRALGKCFITGLSKIAEVHRKIKEVRGQGLMIGVEFDEPVNPLINQMFSRGFICGSAGPHVLRFLPPLIVEQQELTQALHALEQSLGELGW from the coding sequence ATGACAAATGATGAATTGAGAACGTTGGCAGACACATATTTAATTAACACATACGGCTCAAGGACATTAGCATTAGTCCGTGGACAAGGAACGCATGTTTGGGATGCGGATGGTAAGGAGTATATAGATTTATTTTCAGGTATTGCGGTTTGCAATTTGGGACATTGCCATCCAAAAGTCACAAAAGCAATTGTAGACCAAGCACAAAAATTAATTCATGTATCAAATCTATACAATATTGAACCACAAATATTATTAGCGAAGAAATTAAGTGATTTATGCTTTGCAAAAAAGTGGTTTTTCTGTAATGGTGGTGCTGAAGCAAACGAATCTGCAATAAAAATTGCAAGACGTTACTGGACTGTAAAAGGTTTGTATAAACCAAATATCATTACAGCCGAACAGTCATTTCATGGGAGAACCCTTGCTACTATAACAGCCACAGGACAGCCAAAATATCATAAGGGATTTGAGCCGATGGTGCCTGGGTTTACTTATGTCCCCTATAACGACACTGAAGCGATAGAAAAAGCCTTATCACCTGCGACAGGTGCCATTTTATTAGAGCCGATACAGGGTGAAGGTGGAATCCGTATGCCTTCCCCCAATTACCTCAAAGAAGTCCGCGAGATCTGTAATAAACATCAGGTCCTCCTCATTTTCGACGAGGTTCAAACAGGCTTAGGTAGAACTGGTTATATGTTTGCACATCAGGCGTTTGATGTAACACCAGACATTATGACTTTAGCTAAAGGATTAGCGAATGGAGTCCCTATTGGGGCTATGGGTTGCACTGAGGAAATTGCTCAAGGTTTTAGCCCTGGTGCCCACGCCTGTACCTTTGGTGGAAACCCATTAAGTACCGCAACAGCATTGGCTGTGGTTGAAGAACTGAGCAACCCCACGTTCCTTGAAAACGTGCGGGCGTTAGGAAAATGTTTTATTACTGGATTGAGTAAAATAGCGGAGGTACATCGAAAAATCAAAGAAGTTCGAGGTCAAGGATTAATGATAGGCGTTGAATTTGATGAACCCGTCAATCCTTTAATAAATCAGATGTTCTCCCGCGGATTTATATGTGGTTCAGCAGGTCCGCACGTGCTACGATTCTTACCACCTTTGATTGTTGAACAACAAGAGTTAACCCAAGCACTACATGCATTAGAACAATCATTAGGAGAGTTAGGATGGTAA
- the argF gene encoding ornithine carbamoyltransferase: MVKDFLSLLDFSTDEIHKILNLAHELKTLQKKGLPHRWLRGKTQAMIFEKPSLRTKLTFQIGMFHLGGETIVMDMKLGERESVPDVAKNLERWVDLIVARTYSHDDLVCLAQNAKIPVINALSDLLHPCQIMADIMTLQEHFSHKLENICVAFVGDGNNVFHSWAESLIHFPFRLRLVCPEGYSGNPDLIGNVKKKVEDRLEITHDVVKGLKDVDVVYTDVWASMGQEHEAEQRSKIFAPYQVNSKLMSRAKPGAKFMHCLPAHRGMEVTSEVIDSPESIVYDQAENRLHVQKAIMVTLLGYNPH; the protein is encoded by the coding sequence ATGGTAAAAGATTTTCTCTCATTACTTGATTTCTCCACTGACGAGATTCATAAGATTTTAAATCTTGCCCATGAGTTGAAAACATTACAGAAAAAAGGATTGCCTCACCGCTGGTTACGAGGGAAAACACAGGCAATGATTTTTGAGAAACCAAGCCTCAGAACAAAACTAACCTTCCAAATAGGTATGTTTCATTTAGGAGGCGAAACTATCGTCATGGATATGAAATTAGGTGAGAGGGAATCCGTTCCAGACGTAGCCAAAAATTTAGAACGTTGGGTTGATTTAATTGTTGCGAGAACTTACAGCCACGATGATTTAGTATGCTTAGCACAAAACGCCAAAATTCCCGTCATTAACGCTCTCAGTGATTTACTTCACCCCTGCCAGATTATGGCAGATATAATGACACTGCAAGAGCATTTCTCACATAAATTAGAAAATATATGTGTGGCTTTTGTCGGTGATGGAAATAATGTTTTTCACTCATGGGCAGAGTCGTTAATACACTTCCCCTTCCGACTTCGATTGGTATGTCCCGAAGGTTATTCAGGCAATCCTGATTTAATCGGCAACGTAAAAAAGAAAGTTGAAGACCGTCTCGAAATAACCCACGATGTAGTTAAAGGATTAAAAGACGTTGATGTAGTATACACTGATGTATGGGCAAGTATGGGGCAAGAACATGAGGCTGAACAACGTTCAAAAATATTCGCCCCTTACCAGGTCAATTCGAAACTCATGTCCCGTGCAAAGCCAGGTGCAAAATTTATGCACTGTCTTCCAGCACATCGTGGCATGGAAGTTACTTCTGAAGTCATTGACAGTCCTGAATCAATAGTATATGACCAAGCAGAAAACAGACTCCATGTGCAGAAAGCTATAATGGTTACATTATTAGGCTATAATCCTCATTAA
- a CDS encoding bifunctional 4-hydroxy-2-oxoglutarate aldolase/2-dehydro-3-deoxy-phosphogluconate aldolase — protein MNREDILNFIRNEKIIAVIRADLERELFHKAVRALYDGGIHCVEITMTSPDALSIIEELKKEWKGKELIVGTGTVLDAVTCRLAILAGTDFIVTPTLLPEVIDIARNYSIVSMCGGFTPTELLNAWKTGADFVKLFPASVGGPEYIKAILGPLPNLPIVPTGGINHENAKKFLEAGAIALGIGGNLVSKKLLASQNYPLITETAQLYKSSIQ, from the coding sequence ATGAATCGCGAGGATATCCTGAATTTTATCCGTAATGAAAAAATTATCGCTGTTATTCGCGCAGATTTAGAAAGAGAACTATTTCACAAAGCAGTCCGAGCTTTGTATGATGGGGGAATTCACTGTGTCGAGATTACAATGACCTCGCCCGATGCCTTGTCCATCATTGAGGAGTTGAAAAAAGAATGGAAAGGCAAAGAACTTATTGTCGGAACAGGGACAGTGTTGGACGCAGTAACATGCCGATTAGCCATCCTCGCTGGAACCGATTTTATCGTTACACCTACGTTACTTCCTGAGGTAATTGATATAGCAAGAAACTATAGCATCGTGAGTATGTGTGGAGGTTTTACGCCGACAGAACTTCTAAATGCTTGGAAAACAGGTGCCGATTTCGTAAAATTGTTCCCCGCAAGTGTCGGCGGTCCTGAATACATCAAAGCCATACTCGGACCTTTACCCAATTTGCCCATCGTGCCAACAGGCGGTATTAATCACGAAAATGCAAAAAAGTTCTTAGAAGCAGGGGCTATTGCATTAGGTATTGGAGGAAATCTAGTCAGTAAAAAACTCCTTGCCAGCCAAAATTATCCGCTCATTACCGAAACAGCTCAACTCTATAAATCCTCTATCCAATAA
- the glnA gene encoding type I glutamate--ammonia ligase, which produces MYKDYTSKDVINLIKDKQIKFVDLRFMDFPGLQQHFTFPVSQIDEEVFESGIGFDGSSIRGWQSIHESDMLVLPDPRTAFVDPFSDIPTLVIYCNILDPITKERYTRDPRNIAQKAENYLMSTGLADTCYIGPEAEFFIFDDIRCDQTANSGYYFIDSIEGIWNSGRDEKPNLGYKLRYKEGYFPIPPADATHNIRSEMVALMLECGIDVECHHHEVATGGQAEIDMRYAPLTQMADQLTLYKYIIKNVAKRNGKTVTFMPKPLFGDNGSGMHCHISLWKGGKPTFAGNKYAGLSQEALWFIGGLLKHAPALVAITNPTTNSYKRLVPGYEAPVNIAYSARNRSACCRIPMYSPSPKAKRIEFRVPDPSCNPYMAFAALLMAGLDGIQNKIDPGEPMDKDLYDLPPEEKALIPQVPGSLAEALNALSKDHEFLTKGDVFTEDVLKTWIEYKRVREVEAVNLRPHPYEFMLYFDI; this is translated from the coding sequence ATGTATAAAGATTACACGTCCAAGGATGTTATTAATTTAATCAAGGACAAACAGATTAAATTTGTAGATTTACGATTTATGGATTTTCCAGGCTTACAACAACATTTCACTTTTCCCGTTTCCCAGATTGATGAGGAAGTTTTTGAGTCTGGTATTGGGTTTGATGGCTCCAGTATTCGCGGTTGGCAAAGTATCCATGAGAGTGATATGCTCGTTTTGCCAGACCCTCGGACAGCATTTGTTGACCCGTTTTCAGACATACCCACGTTAGTGATTTATTGTAACATTTTAGACCCGATTACGAAGGAACGGTATACTCGTGACCCACGGAATATTGCCCAAAAGGCAGAAAATTATTTAATGTCTACAGGACTTGCAGATACATGCTATATTGGACCCGAGGCAGAATTCTTTATTTTTGATGATATACGTTGTGATCAAACCGCTAATAGTGGATATTACTTTATAGATAGCATTGAAGGGATATGGAATAGCGGTAGAGATGAGAAACCAAATTTAGGTTATAAACTACGATATAAAGAAGGATATTTCCCTATACCCCCTGCAGATGCTACGCATAATATACGAAGCGAAATGGTGGCGTTAATGTTAGAATGTGGTATTGATGTAGAATGTCACCATCACGAGGTAGCCACAGGTGGACAAGCAGAAATTGATATGCGTTATGCACCATTGACACAAATGGCAGACCAGCTAACATTGTATAAATACATTATTAAAAATGTAGCAAAGAGAAATGGGAAAACTGTGACCTTTATGCCTAAACCTTTGTTTGGCGATAATGGTTCAGGAATGCATTGTCATATTTCATTATGGAAAGGTGGAAAACCTACTTTCGCAGGAAATAAATATGCAGGATTAAGTCAGGAAGCACTCTGGTTTATCGGTGGATTGCTAAAACATGCTCCTGCTCTTGTTGCTATTACAAATCCAACGACAAATAGTTACAAGCGATTAGTTCCGGGATATGAAGCACCGGTGAATATTGCTTACTCTGCACGCAATCGCAGTGCATGCTGTCGCATTCCGATGTATTCTCCAAGCCCTAAAGCGAAACGGATTGAATTTCGGGTACCTGATCCGTCTTGCAATCCGTACATGGCGTTTGCGGCGTTGTTGATGGCAGGTTTGGACGGCATTCAGAATAAGATAGACCCAGGTGAACCTATGGATAAAGACCTGTATGACCTTCCTCCCGAAGAGAAAGCACTTATCCCACAAGTCCCAGGTAGCCTTGCAGAAGCCCTGAATGCATTGTCCAAAGACCATGAGTTCTTGACCAAAGGAGATGTATTTACAGAAGATGTTCTGAAAACATGGATCGAGTACAAACGTGTACGAGAAGTTGAGGCAGTAAATCTAAGACCACATCCCTACGAATTTATGCTATATTTTGATATTTAG
- a CDS encoding P-II family nitrogen regulator: MKKIEAIIKPFKLEEVKEALAEIGCKGLTATEVKGFGRQRGHKELYRGAEYVVEFLPKIKIEVVVVDDMVETVVKTIIKSVSTGRIGDGKIFIIPVEEAIRIRTGETGDIVVS; the protein is encoded by the coding sequence ATGAAGAAGATAGAAGCTATTATCAAACCTTTTAAGTTAGAAGAAGTGAAGGAAGCCCTTGCTGAGATTGGATGTAAAGGTTTAACAGCGACCGAGGTAAAAGGATTTGGTAGGCAACGTGGACATAAAGAATTATATCGAGGAGCTGAGTATGTCGTGGAATTTTTGCCGAAGATAAAGATAGAGGTTGTTGTTGTAGATGATATGGTCGAAACGGTTGTAAAAACGATAATTAAGTCGGTGTCGACAGGACGGATTGGTGATGGCAAGATATTTATTATACCTGTTGAAGAAGCAATACGAATACGAACAGGAGAAACAGGAGATATTGTAGTATCTTAA
- a CDS encoding argininosuccinate synthase, which translates to MEKQPKRIVLAYSGGLDTSVILRWLIETFNAEVIAYIADIGQGEELESARKKALATGAVDAVVKDLKREFVKDYVFKAMRANAIYEGSYLLGTSIARPLIAKGQIEVYRDKSADAVAHGATGKGNDQVRFELTYMAFEPNIHIIAPWRDPRWTLNSREKMIAYAEKHGIPVPVSKSKPYSSDRNLLHISFEGGILENPWMEPPEDMFVLSVDPTKAPDQPEYVEIAFEQGYPKAVNGKEMEPEVLLAYLNELGGKHGIGRVDLVENRFVGMKSRGVYETPGGTILYTAHRAVESITMDREVMLLRDQLSPKIAQLIYNGFWFSPEMEALNKFVDESQKNVTGTARLKLYKGSCIVVGRKADKTLYNPQISTFEEDLGAYNQADATGFIRLNALRLRVRKQAGFFEVE; encoded by the coding sequence ATGGAAAAACAACCAAAACGTATTGTCTTAGCTTATTCTGGCGGACTGGATACATCCGTCATTTTAAGATGGCTCATCGAAACTTTTAATGCAGAGGTCATCGCATATATCGCAGATATTGGGCAAGGAGAGGAATTGGAATCAGCACGTAAAAAGGCGTTAGCTACTGGTGCGGTTGATGCCGTTGTAAAAGACTTAAAACGTGAATTTGTAAAGGATTACGTCTTCAAAGCGATGCGTGCGAATGCCATTTATGAAGGTTCTTACCTGTTAGGAACCAGTATTGCACGACCCCTTATTGCAAAAGGACAAATAGAAGTTTACCGTGATAAATCTGCCGATGCAGTCGCACATGGTGCCACTGGCAAAGGAAATGACCAAGTCCGATTTGAACTGACGTATATGGCATTTGAGCCAAACATTCACATCATCGCTCCATGGCGAGACCCACGTTGGACATTAAACAGCCGTGAAAAAATGATCGCTTACGCTGAGAAACACGGCATCCCAGTGCCTGTATCGAAAAGTAAGCCTTATTCCTCAGACCGCAACTTACTTCATATCTCCTTCGAAGGAGGAATATTAGAAAACCCATGGATGGAACCACCAGAAGATATGTTCGTATTGTCAGTCGACCCAACGAAAGCCCCTGACCAGCCAGAATATGTAGAGATTGCTTTTGAACAAGGTTACCCCAAAGCAGTCAATGGCAAAGAAATGGAACCAGAAGTATTACTTGCATATCTCAATGAACTTGGAGGTAAACATGGAATTGGTCGAGTCGACTTAGTAGAAAACAGATTCGTAGGGATGAAATCACGCGGAGTATACGAAACCCCAGGTGGAACTATATTATACACTGCACACCGAGCGGTTGAATCGATAACTATGGATAGGGAAGTAATGCTACTACGTGACCAGTTATCTCCCAAAATTGCACAATTAATATACAATGGATTCTGGTTCTCTCCTGAGATGGAAGCACTTAATAAATTTGTTGACGAAAGCCAAAAAAATGTTACTGGCACCGCACGGTTGAAACTATATAAAGGTTCATGTATAGTTGTAGGGAGAAAAGCAGATAAGACATTATACAATCCACAAATTAGTACCTTTGAAGAAGATTTAGGTGCTTATAACCAGGCAGATGCCACAGGATTTATTCGTTTGAATGCCTTACGTCTACGCGTAAGAAAACAAGCGGGATTCTTCGAAGTGGAATAA
- a CDS encoding zinc ribbon domain-containing protein yields MPTYTYECVKCGYQFDYFHSITASPKVICEKCKGKCQRLIGNGSGIIFKGSGFYETDYKRNNNHGNGHKHKSTTSADGNGKSSSTESKSTETKSASKETVSK; encoded by the coding sequence ATGCCGACATATACTTACGAATGTGTTAAATGTGGTTATCAGTTCGATTATTTTCATTCCATAACTGCATCACCAAAGGTAATCTGTGAGAAATGTAAGGGGAAATGTCAACGATTAATTGGTAACGGTTCTGGGATAATTTTCAAGGGTAGCGGATTTTACGAAACAGACTACAAGAGAAATAACAACCATGGCAATGGACATAAACATAAGAGCACTACATCTGCTGATGGTAATGGTAAGTCATCTTCTACCGAATCAAAATCAACCGAAACGAAATCAGCATCTAAAGAGACCGTGTCCAAATAG
- the mfd gene encoding transcription-repair coupling factor, with translation MAISLKEFEIIHKLAQGFHHTNYIQVSGPWGTGKSVIAYLLSSALNTPLFIIAPDNQSAEDIYEDFVTLSSEETCALFPPWETMPTDIIDPAEDIVSERLHLLTRIISGKQKPKIIISTIRSVLQIVPPVQSLERQRIHLQTEQEYSLEELTHLLVASGYQREASVSQHGEFSRRGGILDIFPYGHELPVRLEFFADTIESIREFDPETQKSIAPIDFVDIILKTEKDLLREKITLKEKTWILDYLPTDTLIVWDEPLNIFSEGEKIESEFTENPYLFSLEELKEKCSTFKNIEIASLSLPERNVAQRIIIPMNSVQMWAGNLSQFWEQLKQWDIEHYQVRLLCNTPAEQLRMHELVTEQGYRLDKDPFDLKIELGKIRAGFIYPDEKLVVISERELFGRKYVRRKGRFFRRGSRIYSLTDLKPGDFVVHETHGIGKFAGLYRFSDKPADYLSIIYRDGDRLYIPVTQLDQIRKYIAGEGVTPNLDKMGGKTWNKTKEKVRESVKQFAEELLKLYAKRHHSKGFAFSADTPWQRQMEEAFDYEETPDQYRAIEEVKRDMEDPKPMDRLICGDVGFGKTEVAIRASFKAVMDGKQVAVLAPTTVLVHQHWHTFQERMAGFPIRIEALSRLRTTKQIKDVLKGLMTGEVDIVIGTHRLLSKDVQFKDLGLLIIDEEQRFGVRHKEQLKKLREHVDSLTLTATPIPRTLQFCLSGIRDMSVINTAPNDRLPIHTCITHASPEVIKEAIERELRREGQVYYLHNRVQTIEYTAKKLQQWVPHARIGIGHGQMSKNELERIMTAFINREIDVLVCTTIIASGIDIPNVNTIIVDRADRFGLSELYQIRGRVGRYKHRAFAYLLIPSDKSLTKEAQERLKAIQDFSVLGSGLQVALKDLEIRGAGDLLGPEQSGHINAVGFDTYRELIEEVIAEMKGQPIIRKKLPPLEGNINARIPDDFITDSLQRMQWYQRISSVQTPEECQELIEELRDRYGAIPECTENLINVMKARVLAHDLGVKRIIVNKKVLHIIFDTYHPITPIRKKIALEIFKTEISTGWEEYPYLEVTTDDNLENHLHLLILYLEKLHKEGV, from the coding sequence GGGTCCATGGGGAACAGGTAAAAGTGTCATTGCTTACCTATTAAGTTCTGCACTAAATACACCCCTTTTCATTATCGCACCTGATAACCAGTCCGCTGAAGATATTTACGAAGATTTTGTAACACTGAGCTCTGAAGAAACATGTGCCCTTTTCCCTCCATGGGAAACCATGCCAACAGATATTATTGACCCTGCTGAAGATATTGTTTCTGAACGACTCCATTTATTAACACGAATTATCTCTGGCAAACAAAAGCCGAAAATAATCATTTCTACAATTCGTTCTGTATTACAAATAGTTCCACCTGTTCAATCATTAGAACGGCAACGAATTCATTTGCAGACAGAACAGGAGTATAGTCTTGAAGAATTAACACATTTGTTAGTCGCCTCAGGCTACCAACGTGAGGCGTCTGTATCTCAACATGGCGAATTTAGCCGACGCGGTGGAATCCTTGATATTTTCCCTTATGGTCATGAGTTACCAGTACGTCTGGAATTTTTTGCTGATACTATTGAATCCATTCGAGAATTTGACCCAGAAACACAGAAAAGTATTGCCCCCATTGATTTCGTGGATATTATACTTAAAACAGAGAAGGACTTATTGAGAGAAAAAATAACTTTAAAAGAAAAAACATGGATTCTGGACTATCTACCGACTGATACACTAATTGTATGGGATGAACCATTAAATATATTTTCAGAAGGAGAGAAGATAGAAAGTGAATTTACAGAAAACCCATATCTTTTTTCCTTAGAAGAATTGAAAGAAAAATGTAGTACCTTTAAAAACATAGAAATTGCATCACTTTCACTACCCGAAAGGAATGTAGCCCAACGTATTATCATCCCTATGAATTCCGTACAGATGTGGGCTGGCAATTTAAGTCAATTCTGGGAACAATTAAAGCAATGGGACATTGAACATTATCAAGTGCGTCTCTTATGCAACACACCAGCAGAACAATTGCGAATGCATGAGTTGGTTACAGAACAAGGTTACCGATTAGATAAAGACCCCTTTGACCTAAAAATTGAGTTAGGAAAAATTCGTGCTGGCTTCATATATCCAGATGAAAAATTAGTAGTTATCAGTGAAAGAGAATTGTTTGGCAGAAAATATGTTCGCCGAAAAGGTCGATTTTTCCGCAGAGGTAGCCGTATTTATTCATTAACCGACTTAAAACCAGGGGACTTCGTTGTTCATGAAACACACGGAATAGGTAAGTTCGCAGGATTATATCGATTTTCTGATAAACCTGCCGATTACCTATCCATCATCTATCGAGATGGGGATAGACTTTATATCCCAGTCACACAATTAGATCAGATACGAAAATATATTGCTGGTGAAGGTGTCACACCTAATTTAGATAAAATGGGTGGAAAAACATGGAACAAAACGAAAGAAAAAGTCAGAGAGTCTGTCAAACAATTTGCAGAGGAACTACTAAAATTATATGCAAAACGGCATCACTCTAAAGGTTTTGCATTTTCAGCGGATACCCCATGGCAACGGCAAATGGAAGAAGCTTTTGACTATGAAGAGACCCCAGACCAGTATCGTGCCATTGAGGAAGTAAAACGGGATATGGAAGACCCCAAACCGATGGACCGACTTATTTGTGGAGACGTCGGCTTCGGAAAAACAGAGGTGGCTATCCGCGCCAGCTTCAAGGCGGTTATGGATGGTAAGCAGGTTGCGGTGCTTGCACCGACAACAGTATTAGTCCATCAACATTGGCATACCTTTCAAGAACGAATGGCTGGGTTCCCTATCCGCATAGAAGCATTAAGCCGTCTACGGACAACAAAACAGATAAAAGACGTATTAAAAGGTTTAATGACAGGTGAAGTAGATATTGTAATCGGCACACATCGACTCCTTTCTAAAGATGTCCAATTTAAAGATCTCGGGCTACTTATTATTGATGAAGAACAAAGATTTGGTGTTCGCCACAAAGAACAACTTAAAAAACTTCGTGAACATGTCGATTCTCTAACTCTCACTGCCACACCTATCCCCAGAACATTACAGTTTTGCCTCTCTGGAATACGAGATATGAGTGTCATTAATACAGCACCTAATGACCGATTACCTATCCATACATGCATTACCCATGCATCTCCTGAGGTCATTAAAGAAGCCATTGAAAGAGAACTGCGACGAGAAGGACAAGTTTACTACTTACACAACCGTGTACAGACAATTGAATACACCGCAAAAAAACTACAACAATGGGTTCCTCATGCACGAATCGGCATCGGTCACGGGCAAATGTCCAAAAATGAGTTGGAACGTATCATGACCGCCTTCATCAACCGAGAAATTGATGTGCTTGTCTGCACAACTATCATTGCTTCAGGTATTGATATACCAAATGTTAATACCATCATTGTTGACCGTGCAGATAGGTTCGGCTTAAGCGAGTTATACCAAATTCGTGGTAGGGTTGGAAGATATAAACACCGTGCCTTTGCCTATCTACTAATACCTTCCGACAAATCACTCACCAAAGAAGCACAAGAACGATTAAAAGCCATTCAAGACTTTTCAGTTTTAGGTTCAGGACTTCAAGTTGCCCTTAAAGATTTAGAAATTCGTGGAGCAGGAGATTTGTTAGGACCTGAACAAAGTGGACATATTAATGCGGTCGGCTTCGATACTTACCGCGAACTAATTGAAGAAGTTATCGCAGAGATGAAGGGACAACCTATCATCCGTAAAAAACTACCCCCTTTAGAAGGGAACATCAATGCTCGCATCCCTGACGATTTCATCACCGATTCATTGCAAAGAATGCAATGGTACCAACGAATTTCATCTGTGCAAACACCAGAAGAATGCCAAGAACTCATCGAAGAACTAAGAGATAGATATGGAGCGATTCCAGAGTGCACGGAGAATCTGATTAATGTCATGAAAGCACGTGTACTTGCTCATGACCTCGGAGTAAAAAGAATTATAGTGAACAAAAAAGTCCTCCATATTATCTTTGATACATACCACCCTATAACACCTATTCGAAAAAAAATCGCTTTGGAAATATTCAAAACCGAAATTAGTACTGGTTGGGAAGAATATCCATATTTAGAAGTAACCACAGATGACAACTTAGAAAACCATTTACATCTGCTCATTTTATATCTGGAAAAATTACATAAAGAAGGGGTTTAA